TGGTGGTGTCGCCCGTCGGTGACCGTGAAGGTGACGGAGACCTCCGGGTAGAAGCACTCCTGACCGGTCGCCGCGAAGTAGGCGGCGGTGTCGAACCGGAGCTGATAGGTGCCGGCCGGGACCTGGTCGGGCCCCAGCTCGGACACGCGGCCGTCGTCGTCGGTGAAGGCGTCGACGGTGAGCGGGTGGTCGGGATCGATCCGGGTGAGCCGCACCGCGACGCCTGCGGCCGGACGGCCGAGCGCGGTGTCGAGCACATGGGTGGTGATGGCGCTGGTGCTGTTCGATCCGCTCATGCGGAGACCTCCTCGGTCGTCAGGACCTGCTCGAGACGCAGCAGCGCGATGCGCCGCAGCTCGTCGGCGACCACGGCCGCCTCGTCGTCGGGCGTGTTGCCGAGCCGTTGGTGCAACGCGGCGAGCACCTGGTCGGCGGCGAGCCCGGAGGCGCAGATCAGGAAGACCCGGCCGAAGCGCTCTTCGTAGGCCCGGTTGCCCTCGG
The sequence above is drawn from the Nocardioides albertanoniae genome and encodes:
- the uraH gene encoding hydroxyisourate hydrolase, with the protein product MSGSNSTSAITTHVLDTALGRPAAGVAVRLTRIDPDHPLTVDAFTDDDGRVSELGPDQVPAGTYQLRFDTAAYFAATGQECFYPEVSVTFTVTDGRHHHVPLLLSPFAYSTYRGS